One window of the Gambusia affinis linkage group LG13, SWU_Gaff_1.0, whole genome shotgun sequence genome contains the following:
- the degs1 gene encoding sphingolipid delta(4)-desaturase DES1 encodes MGPDQRLKWIVCMMVGIQFLAFYLVKDLDWKWVLFWTYAFGSCINHSMTLAIHEISHNTAFGNSKAMWNRYFAMFANLPIGLPYSASFKRYHLDHHRYLGGDGIDVDIPTDFEGWFFCTRLRKFVWIILQPLFYAVRPLCINPKPVSQLELTNVAVQLCFDVLLYWTWGAKPMVYMLAGSMLGMGLHPISGHFIAEHYMFLKGHETYSYYGCLNLLTFNVGYHNEHHDFPSIPGRRLPLVKKIAPEYYDDLPQYTSWVRVLYDFITDDTLSPYSRIKRKLKGEVKQE; translated from the exons ATGGGTCCAGACCAGAGGCTGAAGTGGATTGTGTGCATGATGGTGGGGATCCAGTTCTTAGCGTTCTACCTGGTCAAAGACTTGGACTGGAAGTGGGTTCTGTTTTGGACGTACGCGTTCGGCAGCTGCATCAACCACTCCATGACCCTGGCCATTCACGAGATCTCGCACAACACCGCCTTCGGGAACAGCAAAGCCATGTGGAACCGCTATTTCGCCATGTTCGCCAACCTGCCCATCGGTTTGCCGTACTCGGCCTCCTTCAAGCGCTACCACCTGGACCACCACCGCTACCTGGGCGGCGACGGCATCGATGTGGACATCCCCACCGACTTCGAAGGCTGGTTCTTCTGCACCCGCCTCCGCAAGTTCGTCTGGATCATCCTGCAGCCGCTGTTCTACGCCGTGCGGCCGCTCTGCATCAACCCCAAACCGGTCAGCCAGCTGGAGCTGACCAATGTGGCCGTGCAGCTCTGCTTCGACGTCCTGCTGTACTGGACGTGGGGGGCCAAGCCCATGGTCTACATGCTGGCCGGCTCCATGCTGGGGATGGGCTTGCACCCCATCTCTGGCCACTTCATCGCTGAGCACTACATGTTCCTCAAGGGCCATGAAACATACTCATACTACGGCTGCCTCAACCTCCTCACCTTCAACGTGGGCTACCACAACGAGCACCACGACTTCCCCAGCATCCCGGGGCGACGACTTCCTTTG GTGAAGAAGATAGCTCCAGAGTACTACGACGACCTGCCGCAGTACACGTCCTGGGTGAGGGTCCTGTACGACTTCATCACGGACGACACGTTGAGCCCGTACTCCCGGATCAAGAGGAAGCTAAAGGGAGAGGTCAAACAGGAGTGA
- the fbxo28 gene encoding F-box only protein 28, protein MAAVVERVDGCVGSLDPDDVSLRQPSSLQEQPHQNNPLLGLPIVAIETILNFLSYDEISMLRSVCKRMDMICQRVLNQGFLKVERYHSLCQRQVKAQLPRRESERRNHSLARHADILAAVETRLSLLNMTFMKYVDSNLCCFIPGKVIDEIYRVLRYVNSTRAPQRAHEVLQELRDISSMAMEYFDEKIVPILKKKLPGTDLSGRLIGSAPVAGPSTSLTTMSLLAKNTPSRSEMTKVQQQVKVNGASMTALRRELQEVRVKQLEQQKQLQDQEQKLLEQSQVMGEQNARLAELEHKLRELMDSSAAAAMGEARSSAPAATGGSAPTLASSGAAAAHGGTEGMGTQGEGPSSLKRSRKSSDLPRQSKRLRSRK, encoded by the exons ATGGCGGCCGTCGTGGAGAGAGTTGATGGATGTGTTGGATCGCTGGACCCGGACGATGTGTCGCTCAGACAGCCCAGCTCGCTCCAGGAGCAGCCGCACCAGAACAACCCGCTGCTGGGCCTGCCCATCGTGGCTATCGAGACCATCCTGAACTTCCTGTCCTACGATGAGATCAGCATGCTGCGCTCG GTGTGTAAGCGCATGGACATGATCTGCCAGCGTGTCCTGAACCAGggcttcctgaaggtggagcgCTACCACAGCCTGTGCCAGAGACAGGTCAAGGCTCAGCTGCCCAG GCGTGAGTCGGAGAGGAGGAACCATTCGTTGGCCCGCCACGCAGACATCCTGGCCGCTGTGGAGACGCGCCTCTCCCTGCTCAACATGACCTTCATGAAGTATGTGGACTCCAACCTGTGCTGCTTCATCCCCGGAAAG GTGATAGACGAAATCTACCGCGTGCTGCGCTACGTGAACTCCACCAGGGCCCCCCAGCGGGCTCACGAGGTCCTCCAGGAGCTGAGGGACATCTCCTCCATGGCCATGGAGTACTTTGACGAGAAGATCGTTCCAATCCTGAAGAAGAAGCTACCTGGGACCGATCTGTCTGGACGGCTCATCGGTTCCGCACCAG TGGCTGGGCCCTCCACCTCCCTGACCACCATGTCGCTGCTGGCCAAGAACACGCCGTCCCGCTCCGAGATGACCAaggtgcagcagcaggtgaaggtGAACGGGGCGTCCATGACGGCGCTGCGGCGGGAGCTGCAGGAGGTGCGGGTGAagcagctggagcagcagaagcagctgcaggaccaggagcagaagctgctggagcagAGCCAGGTGATGGGCGAGCAGAACGCCCGGCTGGCCGAGCTGGAGCACAAGCTGCGCGAACTCATGGACAGCAGCGCCGCAGCCGCCATGGGGGAGGCCCGGTCCTCCGCTCCCGCCGCCACCGGCGGGTCCGCGCCTACGCTGGCAAGCAGCGGTGCGGCAGCGGCACATGGCGGTACAGAGGGCATGGGCACGCAGGGCGAGGGCCCCTCGTCGCTGAAACGCAGCAGAAAGAGCTCAGACCTTCCACGACAATCCAAACGGCTGCGCAGCAGGAAGTGA
- the polr1c gene encoding DNA-directed RNA polymerases I and III subunit RPAC1, with protein MAAPMSNVEEIRSRVILGEFGVKNVHTTDFPGNYPGFDDTWDMKRFQKNFRIDVVHLDENSMEFDMVGIDAAIANAFRRILLAEVPTMAIEKVFIYNNTSIVQDEVLAHRLGLIPIKADPRLFEFKNTGEESAEEEASEIDTIQLQLKIKCSRNPRASKDSSDPRELYLNHMVYSKHIEWVPIGNQADVFANSCIRPVHDDILIAQLRPGQELDITMHCVKGIGKDHAKFSPVATASYRLLPEITLLEPVEGEKAERLKRCFSRGVIDLEDVRGRKVAKVVNSRLDTCSREVLRHNDLKNCVKLGRVRDHFIFTVESTGIILPDILVTEAIKVLMAKCQTFLNEMNSVDME; from the exons ATGGCTGCGCCCATGAGTAACGTGGAGGAAATTCGCAGTCGGGTAATCTTGGGAgaatttggtgtaaagaat GTTCATACAACAGATTTTCCTGGGAACTACCCAGGCTTTGATGACACCTGGGATATGAAGCGATTTCAGAAG AACTTCCGGATTGACGTGGTGCATCTGGATGAGAACAGTATGGAGTTTGACATGGTGGGGATCGATGCTGCCATTGCCAACGCCTTCAGGAGAATCTTACTGGCAGAG GTGCCCACCATGGCAATAGAGAAAGTGTTCATCTATAACAACACATCTATAGTCCAGGATGAAGTTCTGGCCCACAGGCTAGGCCTCATCCCCATCAAAGCGGACCCTCGTCTGTTTGAGTTCAAGAATACAG GTGAAGaatctgcagaagaagaagcttcaGAAATAGACACCATTCAACTCCAGCTGAAGATCAAATGCAGCAGAAACCCCCGAGCCAGCAAGGACTCCTCGGACCCCCGAGAGCTCTATCTCAACCACATGG TTTATTCCAAACACATAGAGTGGGTCCCCATCGGCAACCAGGCGGATGTGTTTGCAAACTCCTGCATTCGCCCCGTGCACGATGACATTCTGATAGCACAGCTGCGACCCGGACAGGAGCTGGACATCACCATGCACTGTGTCAAAGGAATTG GTAAGGACCATGCCAAGTTCTCTCCTGTGGCGACGGCCAGTTACCGCCTCCTCCCAGAGATCACCCTGCTGGAGCCGGTGGAGGGTGAGAAGGCGGAGCGCCTGAAGCGCTGCTTTTCACGGGGCGTCATAGACCTGGAAGATGTCCGGG GAAGAAAGGTCGCCAAGGTTGTAAACAGCCGACTGGACACGTGCAGCAGGGAGGTCCTCCGACACAACGATCTGAAGAACTGCGTGAAGCTGGGAAGAGTTCGGGACCATTTCATCT TCACTGTGGAGTCGACGGGGATCATTCTTCCTGACATTTTAGTCACAGAGGCCATCAAAGTTCTTATGGCCAAGTGTCAGACGTTTCTCAACGAGATGAACTCTGTTGATATGGAGTGA